One window of the Megalops cyprinoides isolate fMegCyp1 chromosome 2, fMegCyp1.pri, whole genome shotgun sequence genome contains the following:
- the LOC118772692 gene encoding 60S ribosomal protein L36-like has translation MAIRYPMAVGLNKGHPVTKNVTKPKHSRRRGHLTKHTKFVRDMIREVCGFAPYERRAMELLKVSKDKRALKFIKKRVGTHIRAKRKREELSNVLAAMRKAAAKKE, from the exons ATGGCGATTAGGTACCCTATGGCCGTTGGCCTGAATAAAGGCCATCCAGTGACTAAGAATGTGACCAAGCCCAAGCACAGCCGTAGGAGAGGG CACCTGACCAAGCATACCAAGTTTGTGCGTGACATGATCCGCGAGGTGTGCGGTTTTGCCCCATATGAGAGAAGAGCAATGGAGTTGCTCAAGGTGTCAAAGGACAAGCGTGCACTGAAGTTCATCAAGAAAAGG GTGGGGACTCACATCCgtgcaaagagaaagagagaggagctcaGCAATGTCCTGGCCGCCATGAGAAAGGCTGCTGCCAAGAAGGAGTAA
- the lmnb2 gene encoding lamin-B2, translated as MATATPSRSAAETTRAAATTPLSPTRISRLQEKEELRHLNDRLAVYIDRVRALELENDRLMVKVSEKEEVTTREVTGIKALYEAELADARRVLDETARERARLQIDLGKANAELEEANRNLKKRDGDLAIAQARIKELESLYNKSEAALNTALSQNGALEAEVADLKAQLSKAEDAHAVAKKQLEAETLMRVDLENRCQSLSEELHFRKSMFEEEVRETRRRHEKRMVEVDSGMQQEYEFKLAQALQDLRKQHDEQVSIYKEELEHTFQAKLENAKVSSDLNDKAVSTAREELREAHMRIESLGYQLSALQKQASAAEERIRELEDMLASDRDKYRRQLDAKEREMAEMRDCMQQQLNEYQELLDVKLALDMEINAYRKLLEGEEDRLKLSPSPSRVTMSRATTSSSSSRSSRAKRKRVEVEEAKTVSQPEVHISQEAEATGSITIEEIDLEGKSVTLKNTAEKDQPLGNWRLKRQIGDGEEIAYKFTPKYVLKAGQTVTVWSADAGVSHSPPTDLLWKSQSSWGTGDDILTTLVNSDGEEVAKRTVSKTVVEVENEDEEDADFGEEDLFHQQGDPKTASRECSIM; from the exons ATGGCGACAGCAACCCCCAGCCGCTCAGCCGCCGAGACAACTCGGGCGGCAGCGACCACCCCGCTCTCTCCAACGCGCATCTCGCGCCTGCAAGAGAAGGAGGAATTGCGGCATTTAAATGATAGATTGGCTGTCTACATCGACCGTGTGCGGGCATTGGAATTGGAAAATGACCGTCTCATGGTGAAAGTCTCTGAGAAGGAGGAGGTCACTACCCGAGAG GTGACGGGGATTAAGGCTTTGTATGAGGCGGAGCTAGCGGATGCTCGTCGTGTCCTGGATGAGACTGCGCGGGAGAGAGCCAGATTGCAGATTGACCTGGGAAAGGCCAATGCTGAGCTGGAGGAAGCCAACAGGAA CTTGAAGAAAAGAGATGGGGACCTGGCCATTGCTCAGGCTCGCATTAAGGAGCTGGAGTCTCTGTACAACAAGAGTGAGGCTGCACTTAACACTGCATTGAGCCAGAATGGAGCACTGGAGGCTGAAGTTGCTGACCTGAAAGCACAGCTTTCTAAG GCTGAGGATGCCCATGCGGTGGCCAAGAAGCAGCTGGAGGCAGAGACTTTGATGAGAGTGGACCTGGAGAACCGCTGTCAGAGTTTGTCAGAGGAGCTGCATTTCAGGAAGAGCATGTTTGAGGAG GAGGTACGCGAGACCAGGCGTCGCCATGAGAAGCGAATGGTGGAGGTGGACAGCGGAATGCAGCAGGAATATGAGTTCAAGCTGGCACAGGCCCTGCAGGACCTGCGCAAACAGCATGATGAGCAAGTGTCCATCTataaggaggagctggagcacaCTTTCCAGGCTAAG ctGGAGAACGCCAAGGTGTCGTCTGACCTCAATGACAAGGCAGTGAGCACAGCTCGCGAGGAGCTGCGGGAGGCGCACATGCGGATTGAGAGCCTCGGCTACCAGCTGTCAGCCCTGCAGAAACAG gccAGCGCAGCGGAGGAGCGTATTCGTGAGCTGGAGGACATGCTGGCCAGTGACAGGGATAAGTACCGCCGGCAGCTGGACGCTAAGGAGCGGGAGATGGCAGAGATGAGGGACTgcatgcagcagcagctcaatgAGTATCAGGAGCTACTGGATGTCAAGTTGGCCCTCGACATGGAGATCAACGCCTACAGGAAGttgctggagggagaggaggacag GTTGAAACTGTCCCCCAGCCCCTCCCGGGTCACAATGTCCCGtgccaccaccagcagcagctcatCGCGCTCCTCTCGCGCTAAGAGAAAGcgtgtggaggtggaggaagcCAAGACTGTCAGTCAGCCCGAGGTCCACATCAGTCAGGAGGCTGAGGCCACGGGCAGCATCACCATCGAGGAGATCGATCTGGAGGGCAAGTCGGTGACCCTGAAGAACACCGCTGAGAAG GATCAGCCTCTTGGCAACTGGAGACTGAAAAGGCAGATTGGTGATGGAGAAGAAATTGCCTACAAATTCACTCCTAAATATGTCCTTAAGGCTGGCCAGACTGTCACG GTCTGGAGTGCGGATGCTGGAGTGTCTCACAGCCCCCCCACTGACCTGCTGTGGAAAAGCCAGAGCTCATGGGGCACGGGAGATGACATCCTAACCACCTTAGTCAACTCTGATGGAGAG GAGGTGGCCAAGAGGACTGTCTCTAAAACTGTAGTGGAAGTGGAgaatgaagatgaagaggatgCAGACTTTGGGGAAGAGGATCTTTTCCATCAGCAG GGAGATCCAAAGACAGCATCCAGAGAATGTTCAATTATGTGA
- the abhd8b gene encoding protein ABHD8 — translation MLTSFMEGILCCLTGKSANVVVPIETSEPADGFEFVEVKPGRVLRVRHIIPERPAVTEQMTGEGGSVHCKRKITVYRNGQLVIENLGDIMQSELLHCQNGDTEPGNTVEVELSDYNSSTTSTVTPDPNAAPPPGQQQQPPPRRRRRKPKRTVVIDCERKISSCKGTHSDVALFFVHGVGGSLDIWGSQLDFFSRLGYEVIAPDLAGHGVSSAPQIAAAYTFYALAEDLRAIFKRYARRRNILIGHSYGVSFCTFLAHEYPEQVHKVVMINGGGPTALEPSLCSIFNLPTCVLHLLSPCLAWSFLKAGFAHQGAKEKQLLKDGNAFNVSSFVLRAMMSGQYWPEGDEVYHAELTVPILLVHGMHDKFVPIEEDQRMAEILLLAFLKVIDEGSHMVMMECPETVNTLLHEFFLWEPESSSTGSKPKQEPDKILPNNVEAQPTAESRHKDK, via the exons ATGCTGACAAGCTTTATGGAGGGGatcctgtgctgcctgacaggaAAGTCCGCCAATGTGGTGGTGCCCATCGAGACCTCAGAGCCAGCAGATGGCTTTGAGTTCGTGGAAGTGAAGCCAGGCAGGGTGCTTCGCGTGCGACACATCATTCCAGAGCGGCCGGCAGTGACTGAGCAGATGACAGGGGAAGGGGGCAGCGTTCACTGCAAGCGCAAGATCACTGTTTATCGCAATGGGCAACTGGTCATTGAGAACCTAGGTGACATTATGCAGTCTGAGCTCCTGCACTGTCAGAATGGTGACACAGAGCCCGGCAACACCGTAGAAGTGGAGCTCTCGGACTATAACAGCTCTACCACTTCTAcggtgacccctgaccccaaTGCAGCGCCCCCAcctggacagcagcagcagcctccgCCTCGGCGGCGACGGCGTAAGCCAAAGCGTACAGTGGTGATTGACTGTGAGCGGAAGATCTCCAGTTGCAAGGGCACTCACTCTGACGTGGCACTATTCTTTGTGCATGGGGTGGGAGGTTCACTGGATATCTGGGGAAGCCAGCTAGACTTCTTCTCCCGCCTTGGCTATGAGGTCATCGCCCCTGACCTGGCTGGACATGGAGTCAGCTCTGCTCCCCAAATTGCTGCTGCCTATACTTTCTATGCTCTGGCTGAGGACCTGCGTGCCATCTTCAAGCGATATGCAAGACGGCGTAACATTCTCATCGGACATTCCTATGG ggTGTCTTTCTGCACCTTCCTGGCCCATGAGTATCCAGAGCAGGTTCACAAGGTGGTGATGATCAATGGTGGAGGTCCCACTGCCCTGGAACCCAGCCTGTGCTCCATCTTCAACCTTCCTACCTGTGTGCTGCACCTTCTGTCCCCTTGTTTGGCCTGGAGCTTCCTCAA GGCTGGGTTTGCCCATCAAGGTGCCAAGGAGAAGCAGCTTTTGAAAGACGGAAATGCTTTCAATGTGTCGTCCTTTGTTTTACGAGCCATGATGAGTGGGCAGTACTGGCCAGAGGGGGATGAAGTGTATCATGCAGAGCTCACAGTGCCAATCTTACTGGTGCATGGCATGCATGACAAGTTTGTGCCCATAGAAGAGGACCAACGAATGGCAGAG ATACTCCTCCTGGCCTTCCTGAAGGTCATTGATGAGGGCAGCCACATGGTAATGATGGAGTGCCCAGAGACGGTCAACACCCTTCTGCATGAGTTTTTTCTGTGGGAGCCTGAGAGCTCATCCACTGGGTCCAAGCCTAAGCAAGAACCTGATAAAATTCTTCCAAATAATGTTGAGGCCCAGCCTACAGCAGAAAGCAGGCACAAGGACAAGTAA